The following nucleotide sequence is from Halogeometricum borinquense DSM 11551.
CAGTGAGGGACGAAAGCTAGGGTCTCGAACCGGATTAGATACCCGGGTAGTCCTAGCCGTAAACAATGTTCACTAGGTGTGGCACAGGCTACGAGCCTGTGCTGTGCCGTAGGGAAGCCGAGAAGTGAACCGCCTGGGAAGTACGTCCGCAAGGATGAAACTTAAAGGAATTGGCGGGGGAGCACTACAACCGGAGGAGCCTGCGGTTTAATTGGACTCAACGCCGGACATCTCACCAGCTCCGACTACAGTAATGACGATCAGGTTGATGACCTTATCACGAGCTGTAGAGAGGAGGTGCATGGCCGCCGTCAGCTCGTACCGTGAGGCGTCCTGTTAAGTCAGGCAACGAGCGAGACCCACACATCTAATTGCCAGCAGCAGTTCCGACTGGCTGGGTACATTAGATGGACTGCCAGTGCCAAACTGGAGGAAGGAATGGGCAACGGTAGGTCAGTATGCCCCGAATGAGCTGGGCTACACGCGGGCTACAATGGCCAGAACAATGGGTTGCAATCTCGAAAGAGAACGCTAATCTCCTAAATCTGGTCGTAGTTCGGATTGAGGGCTGAAACTCGCCCTCATGAAGCTGGATTCGGTAGTAATCGCATTTCACAAGAGTGCGGTGAATACGTCCCTGCTCCTTGCACACACCGCCCGTCAAAGCACCCGAGTGAGGTCCGGATGAGGCTATCGCAAGATAGTCGAATCTGGGCTTCGCAAGGGGGCTTAAGTCGTAACAAGGTAGCCGTAGGGGAATCTGCGGCTGGATCACCTCCTAACGATCGGGACCAGGCCGACGCGCCTGGCCCACCTTACCGGTCCGTTCACACCGCTCAACCCGCCGAACGGGCACCCTAGAACTACCAAGGCTAACACGGGCCCATAGCTCAGCGGCAGAGCACCTCCTTTGCAAGGAGGAAGCCCTGGGTTCAAATCCCAGTGGGTCCATACTCTCCGGGACTCAAACTCAATCCGTGCCCCTTAAGTGTGGGCAGGAACGAGACTGAATCCCGAAGACGAAACCGATGCACTATCCCGCGAGAGCGCGGATAGGAAGGGTTCGACGAACGCTCCGGCAGCCACCGGACGTTCAATGACAACCGTATGTACGCGTGCAATCCAGACGCCCACTGAACCCGTTCACCCGGGAACACGTGGACGTCCGAAACAACTGTAACTGGCTACTGTACTGGCTGGTGAATGGCTCGGCTCGAGAGCCGACGAAGGACGTGCCAAGCTGCGAAAAGCCTGAGGGAGCCGCACGGAGGCTAAGAACTCAGGATCTCCGAATGGGAATCCCTACAACAATTGCCAACGCGCAATAGGGAACGTTCCGAATTGAAACATCTCAGTAGGAACAGGAACAAAAAGCAATCCGCGATGTCGTTAGTAACGGCGAGTAAACGCGACACAGTCCAAACCGAATCCGCAAGGAAATGTGGTGTACGGACAATCTACAACGGATCACCAACACACGAGAAGTCTCCTGGAACGGAGCGTGATACAGGGTGACAACCCCGTATCGTGTGAACGCGATCCCGAGATTGCTCCAGAGTAGCGGGGGTTGGATATCCCTCGTGAATCTCGCAGGCATCGACTGCGAAGACTAAACACTCCTCGAGACCGATAGCGAACAAGTAGCGCGAGCGAACGCTGAAAAGCACCCCGAAAAGGGCGGTGCAATAGGGCCTGAAATCAGTCAGTGATAGAGCGACAGGGCATACAAGGTCCTCGGAAAAACGACCGTGGGGCGACCCACTAGTAGGAATCCGAGGAAGCCGGTGTTCTGTCGTACGTTTTGAAAAACGAACCAGGGAGTGCACTTACTTGGCGAGTCTAACCGGATCATCCGGGAAGGCGCAGGGAAACCGACAAGGCCGCAGCATTGCGAGGGCCGCCGTGTTCAAGCGCGGGGAGTCAAGTGGGTGCGACCCGAAACCAGATGATCTACACGAGGGCAAGACGAAGCGTGGCGAAAGCCACGTGGAGGTCTGTTAGGGTTGGTGTCTTACAATACCCTCCCGTGACCCGTGTGTAGGGGTGAAAGGCCCATCGAATCTGGCAACAGCTGGTTCCAGCCGAAACATGTCGAAGCATGACCTCAGCCGAGATAGTCTGCGAGGTAGAGCGACCGATTGGAAGACCCGCCTCCGAGAGGAGTCGGCCTTCCTGTCGAACTCCAAACTTGCAGACGTCGTAGACGCTGGGAATCCGGACTGCGGGGTAAGCTTGTGGTCCGTGAGGGAGACAACCCAGAGCCGGGTTAAGGTCCCCAAGTGTGGATTAAGTGCGATCGAAGATTGTCTCGAGCCCTAAACAGCCGGGAGGTGAGCTTAGAAGCAGCTACCCTCTAAGAAAAGCGTAACAGCTTACCGGCCGAGGTTCGAGGCGTCGAAAATGATCGGGGCTCAAATCCACCACCGAGACCTGGCAGCAGGCGACACCATACGCCTGACCTAGTAGGCTGGCATACTGTGCGGGTGGAAGCTCGGGCGAGAGCTCGCGTGGACCGCTCAGTAACGAAAATCCTGGTCACAGTAGCAGCGAGAGTCGGGTGCGAACCCCGACGACCTTACGAGTAAGGGTTCCTCGGCACTGCCAATCAGCCGAGGGTTAGTCGATCCTAAGTCTCACCGTAACTCGAATGAGACAAACGGGAAACTGGTTAATATTCCAGTACCATCACCACTCAAAGCCGACGCTTTGGGAAACTTCAAGCCGGGCCTTCGCCCGGTCGAATCACGGAAGCTCGTGGAAGCCGTAACGGCACGAAGCGAACGAAGCGTGAGACAGCGCAAGTTGAAGGTACCTAGAGCCCGTGAAAAGGCAAGCGTGATGATCGTACCGAGATCCGACACAGGTACTCTGGCGGAGAAAGCCAAGGTCTGTCGGGATCAACCGACGTTAGGGAATTCGGCAAGTTAGTCCCGTAAGTTCGCGATAAGGGATGCCTGCTCCTGACCGAGCAGGTCGCAGTGACTCGGGCGCTCCAACTGTCTAGTAACAACATAGGTGACCGCAAATCCGCAAGGACTCGTACGGTCACTGAATCCTGCCCAGTGCAGGTATCTGAACACCTCGTACAAGAGGACGAAGGACCTGTCAACGGCGGGGGTAACTATGACCCTCTTAAGGTAGCGTAGTACCTTGCCGCTTCAGTAGCGGCTTGCATGAATGGATCAATGAGAGCGCCACTGTCCCAACGTTGGGCCCGGTGAACTGTACGTTCCAGTGCGGAGTCTGGAGACCCCCAAGGGGAAGCGAAGACCCTATAGAGCTTTACTGCAGGCTGTCGCTGGGACGTGGTCGCTGATGTGCAGCATAGGTAGGAGACACTACACAGGTATCCGCGCTAGCGGACCACCGAGTCATCATTGAAATACTACCCGTCAGTGACTGCGACCCTCACTCCGGGAGGAGGACACCGGTAGCCGGGCAGTTTGACTGGGGCGGTACGCGCTCGAAAAGATATCGAGCGCGCCCAAAGATTTCCTCACGCGAGTCGGAAACTCGTGGAAGAGCGCAAGAGCACACGGAAGTCTGACAGTGTCATTCCCAACGAGTGACGCTGACGCGAAAGCGTGGTCTAGCGAACCTACGAGGTTCATTCATGGGACCCGTAGATGACAGAAAAGCTACCTTAGGGATAACAGAGTCGTCACCGGCAAGAGCACATATCGACCCGGTGGCTTGCTACCTCGATGTCGGTTCCCTCCATCCTGCCTGTGCAGAAGCAGGCAAGGGTGAGGTTGTTCGCCTATTAAAGGAGGTCGTGAGCTGGGTTTAGACCGTCGTGAGACAGGTCGGCTGCTATCTATTGGGGGTGTTACGGTACTTGACGGGAACGATCGTATAGTACGAGAGGAACTACGATTGGTCGCCGCTGGTGTATCGGTTGTCCGAAAGGGCAGATGCCGAGTAGCTACGCGACACGGGGTAAGAGCTGAACGCATCTAAGCTCGAAACCCACCTGGAAAAGAAGTACCACCGAGGACACTTGTAGAAGACAAGTTCGATAGACTTGGGATGTACGTGCCGAGGCAACGAGGCATTCAGTCCACGAGCACTAACAGTCCAAAGCCACATTCATACGTTCATCGGACCAGTCCGCTGGTTTCGGATGAACGGGTTCAGGCGTTAACTGGATTGCACGCATACATACGGTATCGAACCACCAACGACTGGTGTTTGAACGATGGTTCGATTCCATCGGTTGGCGTTAAGGCGGCCACAGCGGTGAGGCAACACCCGTACCCATCCCGAACACGGAAGTTAAGCTCGCCAGCGTGATAACAAGTACTGGAGTGTGCGAACCTCTGGAAACATTATCTCGCCGCCTCCTACTCATACTACAACGCCCACACGGGTCGGCCCGTGTGGGCGTTTTTCATTTCGAACGGACGCATAGACGCAGCGAGAGCCAGCGACAGCCATCTCACTCGATCACCGACGTCGAAGTCGCAGACCGCTAGGCTTAAGCGCAAGACACAACTACAGAAAACCGCGCCAAGGTGGCAGAGTTCGGCCTAACGCGTTCGCCTGCAGAGCGAATCTCCGCCGGTTCAAATCCGGCCCTTGGCTTTTCTATTCGAGCGAAACCATTTTGAGAGGTAGCTTCGGATTCGAACTCAAGGCAGATCTCGAGCTTCAAACCCGGGGTGTGACTTACTTTTCGACGGTACGCGCGCGGGTACTGCCTTCGACGGGTACACCACTGACCGCCTGACGAAACGATAACCGTTATACGCCATCTATCCCTTGCTCGAACTATGCAACGACGCGCCGCGGCTATCTACGTCGCGCTCTTCATAGTCATCGGTGCGGCCTCGTACTCGCTCGTCGCAACGGCGGAAGCGCCGCACATTGAGTTCCAGAACCCGGCCTACGACCTTTCGAGCGGTGATTCGTTCGAGGTTGGATCACAGACGTACAGCGTGACAGAGATCACGGCCGAAGTCGAGTCCGGCGGCCACGGTGGCGGGAGCACACTGGTACGTTCCGGTGCGCTTCAGTACACGAACCAGTCCGCCCGGTACACCGAAACGTGGGAGAACAACTCGACGGTGACCATCGACGACACCGAGTGGACCGTCCTCGTATCGGGCGAGGAGAACGAGACTGAGTTCACGCTCCGAGAGGACATCAACGAGACGACCATCCTGAAGCAAGACCCGAACGCCAGCAACGAGATGGTTACGCACAACGGGAAGCAACAGGTTGTTCTCCAGGAGAACGGCAGTGAACGACTCGTCCCGGCGAGCGAATACTTCCCCGAACCGCAGTCGCAAACGTACAGCGAAGGCAACACCTTCGAATACAACGGCAACGAAACGACTGTCGGGGCCGTGACGACCGAAGCAGTCGAAATCTCGTGGACTGCACCGCGAACGAATTCCATCGACGTTGCCAATGAGGGGAACGTAACGCTTGGGGAGCAGAAGTACCTCGCTCACTTCCCAGACAACGAAACGATGAAACTGACACAGGATTACGAGAGTTACCGCACACAGCAAGAGGAGATTGAGACCTTCCACACGCGCGAGAGCGGGCTGTGGGGTGTCAGCATCCTCTCGCTGTTGGCAATAGTCTTCCTCGTCGGATTCGCGTACATGCCCTCGCGGTACTGAAACACGCAGAATTCGACGCAGCAGGCTTCCGTTGGGCGTTCGATTCGCCCACGATACACGACCCATAACTATCTTTTGTCGTCTCGTTTCGACTGATATGTCTCGTTTCGAGTTGAGTCTCAGCAGCCAGTGGTCGGTGTTCGTCACGTGGGGGGTGTCGTCGTGACTCGCCGAATCGGACATTCCGTCCCGTCTCAGCGGATTCTCGCGGTCGTCTCGGCGGCGCTGTTAGTCGTCGCACATCTCGGACTCGCCGTTGGGTGGTCGGTCGAACGCCTTCGGAGGGTTCTCTCGATGCTCGCTGGGGTGTTTCTCACGGTGGTATCGGGTAGTCGGACAGCGGATCGAACGTCGATACCAGATATCGGTCGGACGGTAGAGATGACAGCGCACGCCGCCCCGTGGCCGTTGGCCGGAAAACTCACCTGCCTCCGTGTTGCGCTCGTCGCGCACGTGCTGTACGAGCAGTTCGGCGTCGATGCCGACATTCGCTTCGGTGTGATGCGGAAATCGGGAGTATTCGAGGCGCACGCGTGGGTTGAATGCGACGGCGCCGTCGTTACCGGCGATGTGTCGAATCTGGATGCGTACGCCGTACTTGAGGGAAAACAGGGTGTACGTGCAGTTAGATAACAGTTAGAATGTGATCACGGTTTCGAGAAGGAGCGCTAACCGAGTCAGTTCGGAATCGGGTTGGTATTCGGTACTCGTTCGTCTTCAGAGAGGTGGTAGAGACGCTTTCGTGCGTCTTGGATGTAGAGTTTCTCTTTGACAATCCCCTCTTCTTCGAGTCTATCGAGCGCGTAGCGGACTGTTCGTGTGGGCAAGAGTGAGTGGTCAGCCAACTGTCGTTGCGTTAGCGGGCCGTCGTGTTCCAGAACCTTGTAGACGAGTTTCGAACTTGGTGGCATCTCCCGAAGACCATCCGGTACATCGCCAGTCATTATCTATTTTCACGACGGTGAGCGGGCCAAATCCTTCGGAGTTGTGCGGTCGGATCGCACGACCTTTCGCGTTCTTCTCGGCTTCCCGCTTCATCCGACCGCTCAGTGTTCGAGGAATCGGCTGGCCAGTTGTAACAGCGTTCGGTGCGTGAAACTCGAATCGGGGTGAAACCCGGCGGATGGGGGCACAAGAGTGTCAGATAAAAGAGGCTGGCGTCCGTAACCCGTCGCGTGTCCGACCGTACCGACG
It contains:
- a CDS encoding lasso peptide biosynthesis B2 protein — protein: MTRRIGHSVPSQRILAVVSAALLVVAHLGLAVGWSVERLRRVLSMLAGVFLTVVSGSRTADRTSIPDIGRTVEMTAHAAPWPLAGKLTCLRVALVAHVLYEQFGVDADIRFGVMRKSGVFEAHAWVECDGAVVTGDVSNLDAYAVLEGKQGVRAVR
- a CDS encoding winged helix-turn-helix domain-containing protein, yielding MTGDVPDGLREMPPSSKLVYKVLEHDGPLTQRQLADHSLLPTRTVRYALDRLEEEGIVKEKLYIQDARKRLYHLSEDERVPNTNPIPN